The Deltaproteobacteria bacterium genome includes the window AGGTCGACCTCACCTATTGCGAGGTAAACCGCATTCCGATCTTCAGGAGAGACCTAGGAGGGGGCGCCGTCTATCTCGACGGCGATCAGCTCTTCTTTCAGCTCATCCTCCGCAGGGACAACCCCCTCGTCCCGGAGAAGAGAGAGGCCTTCTACAGGAAATTCCTCCAACCTCCCATCAGTGTCTACCGGCACATAGGAATCCCTGCCAGGTACAGGCCCATCAACGACGTGGTCGTGGGGACGCGCAAGATCTCCGGGACCGGTGCAAGCGAGATCGGCGATTGCGTCGTCTTTGTAGGCAACCTGATCATCGGTTTCGACTACGAAACCATGTGCAGGGTCCTCAAGGTCCCAGATGAGAAGTTCCGTGACAAGGTGAAAAAGACCCTCAGAGAGAATCTCTCCACCATACGCCGTGAGCTTGGAGAAGCAAAAGCCGAAAGGTGGAATCAGGCGGCCCTCTCCCGCCTCTTGGCAGAAGCCTTTCAGAAACTGCTCGGACGCATGAAGAGAGACCATATCGACTCGGCGGTCAGGGCAAAAATGGATGAGCTCGGCCAGAGGATGCTGAGCAAGGAATGGCTCTATGGGAGGCGCAGCAAACATCCCCTTGAACGGCGGATCAAGATCCGGGCAGGCACGGACGTGGTGTACAGAGTCCACAAGGCGCAGGGAGGACTCATCCGGGCCGATTTCGAGGTGAGAGAGGGAAAATTCAGTAACGTCCACATATCTGGGGATTTTTTCTGCTTCCCGAAAGAGGGAATCGAATGGCTCGAATCGGTGCTCGAGGGGCAGCCGGTAGACCGGCTTCCAAGGATCATCGAGCGGTTCTTTGAGGAAAAGGAGATCGAGGTACCCGGCATCCGAATAGCAGACTGGATAACGGTCCTGGAGACGGGATATTCTCCCTAGCACGACTCCCTGCTACCGGCCGAGACACGGGTCTCTTTGCCAGGGTTACGAGGGGCTTTCATGGCGAGGGAAAAACTGCCGGCCACCCATGCGATCCGCACCTTGAGGGAAAGGGGCGTCCCCTTTGTCGAACGGTCCTACAGGTATCACGAGGGGCACGTCGCCGCAAATGCGGCCAGAGAGCTGGATATCGATCTCCACCAGGTTGTCAAAACCCTCGTCATGGAAGACGGTCAAGGGCGGCCCCTCGTCGTGCTCATGCACGGGGACAGGGAAGTCTCCACCAAAGCCCTTGCAAGAACCATCGGGACCAAGTCGGTCAGCCCCTGTTCTCCAGCAGCCGCTGAGAAGCACACGGGTTACAAGGTGGGGGGCATCTCGCCCTTTGGCATGAGAAAGGCGCTCCCCGTATACGTGGAAGCCTCTATTCTCGAGCTTCCGATCCTGTTCGTCAACGCCGGCAGGAGAGGTCTCCTGGTTGAAATCTCTCCCACATCCCTGGTC containing:
- a CDS encoding lipoate--protein ligase family protein: MTIRLYDLGKIPWDQSQLIYHALAGMGREALCLVSPATPYVCLGLHQDLEQEVDLTYCEVNRIPIFRRDLGGGAVYLDGDQLFFQLILRRDNPLVPEKREAFYRKFLQPPISVYRHIGIPARYRPINDVVVGTRKISGTGASEIGDCVVFVGNLIIGFDYETMCRVLKVPDEKFRDKVKKTLRENLSTIRRELGEAKAERWNQAALSRLLAEAFQKLLGRMKRDHIDSAVRAKMDELGQRMLSKEWLYGRRSKHPLERRIKIRAGTDVVYRVHKAQGGLIRADFEVREGKFSNVHISGDFFCFPKEGIEWLESVLEGQPVDRLPRIIERFFEEKEIEVPGIRIADWITVLETGYSP
- the ybaK gene encoding Cys-tRNA(Pro) deacylase, with the protein product MAREKLPATHAIRTLRERGVPFVERSYRYHEGHVAANAARELDIDLHQVVKTLVMEDGQGRPLVVLMHGDREVSTKALARTIGTKSVSPCSPAAAEKHTGYKVGGISPFGMRKALPVYVEASILELPILFVNAGRRGLLVEISPTSLVELLHPVPVSVAR